One window of the Esox lucius isolate fEsoLuc1 chromosome 8, fEsoLuc1.pri, whole genome shotgun sequence genome contains the following:
- the pdcb gene encoding phosducin b, whose translation MSGNVDEEEANVTHTGPKGVINDWRRFKLESMDQESLPPQKRELLRQMSSPHKPKDDGRGGLNRKMSVQEYELIKEDDEKCMKKYRKQCMQEMHERLSFGPKFEGVYELDSGEAFLEVIEKEHRLTVVVVHIYKDGIKGCEQLNSCLDCLAAEYTSVKFCRIDAEATGAGERFTDDVLPTMLVYKAGELLGNFLATNQHFNEEFFATDVEAFLNGYGLLPEKDLVVGAEDEEAAADVEAVE comes from the exons atgtctggAAACGTTGATGAGGAGGAAGCCAACGTCACCCATACAG GCCCAAAGGGAGTCATCAATGACTGGAGGAGGTTTAAACTGGAAAGCATGGATCAGGAGTCCCTGCCACCCCAGAAGAGAGAGCTCCTCAGGCAGATGTCCTCCCCACACAAGCCTAAAGATGATGGCAGGGGTGGCCTCAATCGTAAG ATGAGCGTCCAGGAGTACGAACTCATCAAGGAGGACGATGAGAAGTGCATGAAAAAGTACCGCAAGCAGTGCATGCAGGAGATGCATGAGCGCCTTAGTTTTGGGCCCAAGTTTGAGGGTGTGTATGAGCTGGACAGCGGCGAGGCCTTCCTGGAGGTAATTGAGAAGGAGCACCGGCTCACAGTTGTAGTAGTCCACATCTACAAGGATGGTATCAAAGGCTGTGAGCAGCTTAACAGCTGCCTGGACTGCCTGGCTGCCGAGTACACCAGCGTCAAGTTCTGCAGGATCGATGCAGAGGCGACAGGTGCAGGGGAGAGGTTCACTGATGACGTCCTGCCAACCATGCTGGTGTACAAGGCCGGTGAGCTGCTGGGGAACTTCCTGGCCACAAACCAACACTTCAATGAGGAGTTCTTCGCCACTGACGTGGAGGCTTTCCTGAATGGATATGGTCTGCTGCCAGAGAAAGATTTAGTTGTGGGGGCAGAAGACGAGGAGGCAGCCGCAGATGTGGAGGCAGTGGAGTGA